The Chitinivibrionales bacterium genome segment TGAAGAGCGATTATCTCACTGATATCCGAGAAATTCATTACCGCTCCCGCGATGGTGTTCTCATCGGTCATAACCGGTGCGGCACTCAGTGACAGCCAGCGAACTTTTTTTGCAGCGCCAAATTTGAGCACCTGATTCCGGACGACTTCGCCTTTGAGTGCACGAATAACCGGGTTGTTTTTTTTCTGCAGAGGACTTCCATCGGATTCCAGAATATTGAGTATACGCATTCGCTGAACCAGTGGACGATGAATAATCGAATCATCATAACCAAGAATAGCTTTTGCGGTATCATTAATAATCTGAATACCCCCCTTTGTCGTATAAACGATAAATCCATTCGGCAAAGCTTTCATTGTTGCGTGGAAACGGGCAACCGATTCTTCGCATTTTGTAAGAAGTTTTCTCTGCTCGGTAACATCACGCCACCCGCCGACGGCGCCGGTAACCCGGCCTTTCGCATCACGGACCGGAGCGGCATTAATCGATAATATTTTTTGAATTTCATCATGGGTGTACACCAGTTCAACATTATCAAAACGTTGACCGGTTATTATCGCCTGGGATAAGGGGAGGTCATCAGGTTGAACCCGCTTCCCGGCAGGATAATGTAAATCGAGCATTTTCAGACGGTCCGGCTCATTGGCACTTAGCAGTTTTTCAGCAGGCATGCCGAATATTTCACTTATATAGCGGCTTACTTTTTTTATTTCATGATTGGCATCGGTAATCATAATCCCTTCGGGGATAAAATCGAGCAGCGTGTCGAGTGTGGCCGATTTTTCGACAAGTTCTCTTCGCAATGCAATGATCCCGGTTATATCATTGCCGTCAATAAGGATTTCTATAACCTCCCCCACCTCATTCCGTACACCTTTTGCGCTCCAGGAAAACCATATGCGACTGCCTTCCCGGCATACCCCTTCATTTTCGTTTGCATAATACCTTGACGGTTCAATAAAGATTTCTTCTGCAATAGGTCTGTTATCATTGCCTTCCGAATCGACAGTGGGTATTATGGTGCCGATAAAGGGTCTTCCGATTACTTCATTGCGGTTATAGCCAAAGAGCTTTTCACTGAAATGATTGAAAAAGGTGATATTGCCCTGCCGGTCGAAACCGATAATGATACTGTTGATCTCTTCAACAAATTTATGATACTTCAATTCAGCCTCTTCAAGACGCACTCGATTTTCGTATTGATCGGTGACATCTTCAATAGCGAGTAAAATCAGCGGAGATTTTCCCGGCCCCTGCACCATTTGCCGGGCATTGAGCATCATGACTTTTTGGCCGATATTTTCAAACCTGTGCTGTACTTCGAAATCTTCGATGGTTTTCTTCTCGGGAATAATCTCTTCGAGTAAATGTCGCAGATCCTGAATATCCCACTGGCCGTTACCGAGATCATAGATCAGCCGGCCTTCGGTATCCTCCGGCACAACCTGGAATTTTTTGTAGAACGAACGGTTGGCCGATACCACATGCATTGCATTATCGAGCACAACAAGCGCTTCGCGCATAGAATCAATAATGTTCTCTGCATACTGACGGGCTTCAGTGTTACTTGTATCAGGTGCAGTAATCGCATGGTTGGCGTGTCTGTTCATCGCCGGTTCTCCTTCTCGGCTTTACTCCTTTTATTATCCTTGCGCATTTCCGAAGGCCAATAGCGAAGACTGGTGGCCGTTCGCTGTCCCCTTTTGCATATCCGCAAACATCGATTTCCGTATTCAGGAAAAATATCGAAGTAACAAAATACCGGAGTGGACGAAACACGGATATTCATTTATGATGTTCCACTACCTTGACACCCCTTTGTCAGCAATCTCTGGCATGCTTTTTCGTAATACCTGCAAAAACTGCGCCCGCAATTCCGACACCGAGTGCAGCCACACCAAGAAGCGTTCTGTGCATGGTAACCCAGAGCTGATAGCTTCTATTGAGTGATCGGTCATCGAAAGGCCCGTGGGCGCCGAAATCACCTTTGACCGGATCCCAGAGGTTGTCTGGCCGGTCTTCCTGGGGGCCGTCGTAGAACTGCGAATTGTAGCCGGTTTTGCCCAGATACTTGTCAACAAAACCGGGGATACAATTATTCGCCCAGATCGCTTTCAGGGTACTTCCCCCAACATACACTTCCCTCCGTTTATGATGGGACGACCAGACAATCGCCTTTGCGGCTATTTCCGGCTGAAAGATCGGCGGTACCGGCTGCCATTTTTTTTCCCGGACCGTTGTCTTGCACCAGGTAAACTGGGGGGTATTGAGTCCCGGAAGTTGTACCATGGTAATATGCACACTGGAATGATCGTGCAGCAGTTCTTCACGGAGTGCTTCGGTAAATCCCTGAATGGCATGTTTTGCCCCCGAATAGGCTGTTTGAAGCGGGATGCCACGATAGGCGATCGATGATCCGACCTGGACAATGGTTCCGCTGTTGCGCGGCAGCATGCGACGAAGAACCGCTTGCGTGGCGTACACATAGCCCAGGTAAGTGACTTCGGTTACACGACGGAACTCATCGGGATTGCTTCTCATAAAGGGTCCGAACACCGTAGTCATTGCATTATTGACCCATATATCAATAGGACCCAGGTCCTGCTCGATTGTTTTGACGGCATCCTCAATCATATCGGCGTCTGCAACATCGAGGGGCAGCGCAAGGGCCATCCCCCCAAGCGCTTCTACCTCCCGACGGGCCGCCTCAAGACCTTCAGTGCCCCGGGCAATAAGACCGAGCTTGACCTTGCCGTTTAAATACCGTGTAAATTCCCTCACCGTTGCCCGCCCCACACCACCGGATGCTCCGGTTATGACAACAATTGGTGTATCTGGTAAACGACTCATGCCTGTCTCCTTCCTTATCCTTTCCCAACGATTATCCTGAAGTTAAGAGAATATAACTGAGCAAAGGATATGCCATGCTTTAGGCGAGCGCATGAGGTAAAACAATGCTCTGGCCGAAATGTAAAGAATGGCATCTGTATGGCAATGGAGCCTCAGAGCCCCTTTTGCCTTGGCATAACATTTGCATTTTACAACAGACATCAGCGTCTCAATGTTACTTTTAAGGAGGTTATATTATGAAACGAAAAAATATCATTACAAATGTAATAATGATTGCAATGCTCTGTGCGGGGATGCTCATGCCCGCTATGGCATCTCCTTCTCTACCTACGAATGGCCGCGAAATTGCCTTTTCCGGATGTGGTTGCAAGGCTGATGTCGAACTTTTACGTTCAATTCGAGATGAGATTGCTGCAGCCGAAAATGTCCAGATGGCCCGGGAACGGGCATTGTCTACCACGCAAAGCGCCCGCAAGGCTCTGAGCAAAGCCCGGTTAATGGCGCCCTGGAGCGAGGATCTTCGTGAAGCATACCGGCGGCTGGAAGCGTATGAAGAAAAAGTAATGGCTGCATCTGATTCTGAAGAAGTAGCCGAGGAATTCGAAACATTTGTCCGGCTTGTATCCGCAGGCAACACCATGATGGTTGCCAATAATGATAACGATCTTGAACTCGATGAAGAAAACAATAACAACGGATGCGATTACTCTACCGGCGATGTCATCGCTATTATTGTCGGTTTCATTCTTGGAATTATACCGGGAATAATACTACTCTTTGTGCTCTGCTGATTGTTCCGATTATGCGCCGTCCCGGTACGTAAAGGACGGGGCGGTTTCCAGCCCCTGTTTTGCATGTGAGCCGAAAGGTCATCAATATGGCGTTGATGATCGTTACGGCAATTATCGAGCCGATCGTGGATTTTCGAGTTTTCGATCCGTTTGATTGCGGTCCTGTAGGCATGAACGGCATCGGTGTCAAGCTTGATCAATGAACCGATCTTTTCTGCAATCTCCTTATCCTTCACCGAGGCTCCTTTTCTGTTCTTTTCTTTTTGGCCTGTTCCGCGGCTTCCTCAGCTGTTTCCCTGTGCTCTTTCCGGTGACTGTCGGCATCCGGTTCAGCGGGCCGTCCACCGCGTTCGGTTGCCCTCCTCTCAGGCTCCTTCATGGCGGTTCGCACCTGGGTAGCCTGTGTTCCCTGGTCGGGTGGTTGATGAGCACCGCCAAGTCCCGGAGCCTGCTCCATTCGTATCATTTCTTCGGCTTTCTCTTTGCCATATTGCTCGGCAAGTCGCTCAAAACGTTCCTGCTGTTTGTCTTTTTTTGATTCGGACATAATAGCTCCAGCGTAGAAAGTTAAAGGTTTAAGGTTGAGAGCAGCGAAATAGCGGAAGTGAATACATTTTAAGCATTCTCTTTCGCCCGGCCCACACACGATCGGTGTTGTGCTCTTCCGCTCCAACTTTTCTGAAGAAAATGCAAAATGTATGCCAAACCCCCCTTTTTTGAGACTGTTTTCTGATCTGATGGCACATTTTTTGCACCATTTTCAGGATAATTACTGAGATGATGCTGAGTGCAGTGGCCTTTTTACCATGAATCTTTATGAAAGGAGAAGCTTCTATGAAAGCGGAAGAGATTATGACGCACACGGCAGAAAGTGTCGGTGCTCTTGAGACGGTGCGCCGGGCAGCACAGCTGATGGAATCGATGAATGTGAGCGCGCTACCGGTTATCGACAAGGGTACACCGGTTGGAATGGTTACCGATCGTGATATTATTGTACGCTCGGTTGCTCAGGACAAAAACCCTTCAACCACCACCGTGGGCGAAATTATGACTCCTGAAGTGATTTTCTGCATGGTTGATGCCGACATTTCGGAAGTTGCCCATATCATGCAGTACAAAAAGATCCGCCGTCTTCTGGTAAAAAACCAGGATGATCAGATCGTAGGTATTATCTCTCTTGGCGATCTCGCTATGAGTACTGAAGCAAACCTTACCGGAGAAGTCATGCGCGATGTAACCGGGGTGGCTCATCCTGAACGATAATAGTTTGAAAGCATGTAAACAACCTTAGGGTGAGTCGAAAGTGTAAAGGTTTTTTTGACTCACCTTCAATTCCCGGCCGATTCCCGGCTTTTTGTTATCGATAGAAAATGGAAGTAACTAATCTGTGAAGGAGAAAAAATGAAAGTGTTTTTCACACGGCTTTTTATCGCACTCGGCGCAATAACCTTTATTCTTATTGTTGTGGGCATACTCTCAATGTTTTTTTTCCGTATGCGTGCCCGGGTATCGGACCGGACTATTCTGGAAATCGATCTTTCCAACGGGGTTATCGAACATATTCCCGACCAGCCCATTGCCCGCCTGACGATAGGCAAAATACCACGGGTACTGACAGTGACCTCGGCGCTGCACAAGGCTGCGGATGACGACCGCATCAAGGGAGCCATGGTAAAGCTTGGTCCTGCCGGTATCGGCCTGGGCCATGTACAGGAGATCAGGGATGCTGTCGCCACTTTCCGAAAGGGTGGAAAACCGGCATGGGTATTTTCCCCAACATTCGGTGAGCTGAGTCGTGGTAATGCGGCCTATTATCTTGCCGCCGCGTTCGATAAAATTTATACCCAACCCTCGGCATCGGTGGGGCTGACCGGTTTGATGGCCAAATCTGCTTTTTTAGAAGAGACCCTCACCAAACTGGGCATTAAACCCCGCCTCGATCATCGTGAAAAATACAAAACTGCATTGTATGTATTAACTGAAGACGAATATATCGAACCGCATGAGGAAGCACAGCGTGCTATTCTGAATTCCCTGTACGATCAGATGATAACCGATATCAGCGAATCGCGAAAAATCCCAAAGGAAAAACTGTCATCGATTATTTCCGAAGGTCCCTATCTTGCCAAGGAAGCACTTGATTTGAATCTGGTCGATAAACTTACTTACGAAAGCGATGTTTTCAATGAATTACGGGATGCGACCAGCGGGCGGAAGAAAGCTTTGAGTGCCGCTCGGTATCTGAAACGAGCCGGAAGTCCCTATAATAAAGGAAAGACAATCGCCCTTATCCATGGCGTAGGATCAATTACCCTTGGGAAAAGTCGGTATGCGCCACTCAGCGGAAATTTTGTCATGGGAGCGGAAACCATTACTCGGGCATTCAGGGCCGCAGTTAATGATCGATCGGTGAAAGCGATCCTGTTCCGGGTCGAAAGCCCCGGCGGTTCTTATGTGGCATCCGATGCGATCTGGCGTGAAACTGTCCGTGCCAGGGAAGCCGGCAAACCGGTTGTTGTTTCCATGGCCAATGTTGCGGGATCGGGCGGCTATTTTGTTGCCATGTCGGCCCATTCGATTGTCGCACATCGGGGAACGATTACCGGGTCGATCGGTGTTGTCGGCGGAAAAATGCTCACCACCGAATTCTGGAATAAATTCGGCGTGGCGTGGGACCAGCTTTACACCAGCGAAAATGCAACGATCTGGTCAACCACCAACGATTATACTCCCGAACAATGGAAATGGGTACAGAATTGGCTCGATATGGCCTACAGAGATTTCATGACCAAAGCCGGCAAAGGGCGGAATATGATGCTCGAGGAAGTTCGTGAGGTTGCCAAAGGACGGATCTGGACCGGAGAACAGGCAAAAGCCCGGGGGCTGATCGATGCAACAGGGAGTTTTGCGGATGCATTGCAAATTGCCAAGGAAGCCGCGGGAATCGATGCCGATAAACCGGTAAAACTGAAAGCCTTTCCGCGTCCTCGCACCTTTCTTGAACGCCTTGCTGCAGGAGAGCCTTTTACCGCCTTCGAAAGCAACGCCGGCGATGCAGCAGCAATAGAAACACTGCGAAAACTGCAGCCGATTATCGCCCGCCTCCGAAAAATGGGCCTTATCGAAGACCCCGGCGAACTCTCGATGTCGGAATTTGATATTCCTGAATAAGAAAAGATTGGAGTAGTGGAGTGGCGGAGTAATGGGTAGTTGCCATATTTCTATAGATCCTTTGCAAAAACGATAAAACGATTTTCGGAATCGAGAAAAACACGTCGTTAAAATCGGATATTTTCCCGTTCTTATTCATGCTATTTGGATTTTATGGACAAAGAAGTGACAAAATGACGGGAGAAGATGAGGAGCGATCCGAGTCCCGAGATGCTATTGGGAGAGAGACAACAATTTGAGACAAAAACCTATACCCTGTATCCTGAACCCACTATTCTGCTCTATTATTGTTGCCGATTATCATACCCATCACCATCCTCTCTCCCGTAAACCGCCCCTTGCCCCAGACCTTCAGCGCATCCCGCTCTCACCCGATTTCCACACCGCACGACCTCAGAAACCGTGAAAGGTCCGGGAGTCCCACGGGTGGAGGAAAGGGATATCGGGGGCCGGGTATTTCGGTGGCGATACTGTCGTGGTAGAGAATATAGGAAGCGAAATCGCGGGGGTAAACCGAGGGGTCATTGCCTACGATCCGGCCACGAACTGATGCACGATTCACCACTGTATTCCACTGCTCATAAGGTACATGCCCGATTCCTTCAACCCCGTGTGACATGAGGGAAATATAGATTTCGTCGATACCATTTCTCATATCAATATATCGTGTCAGCCATCCAGCGATCGTTTTGTATTGAATGCCATCCAGTAGGGAATCGAAGCAGTGTGTAATGCCCAGGAGGGGCTCATCTGAGAGAAGCAATCGGCCATCAGGCGCCGGGACTCAATCCCCCTTTCTTTATACCAGGCACGGTAAAAATCGGCAGTCGGCGCACTGAGTGATTCAGGATGATCGAAATACAGTCGGCAGACATTATAGCCATTGCGTTCGGCAAACACCCCGATGTCTTCATCAAGGTCTTCATCAAACCCCCACTCGGCTTCCGGGGCAACGACCTG includes the following:
- a CDS encoding SDR family NAD(P)-dependent oxidoreductase, whose product is MSRLPDTPIVVITGASGGVGRATVREFTRYLNGKVKLGLIARGTEGLEAARREVEALGGMALALPLDVADADMIEDAVKTIEQDLGPIDIWVNNAMTTVFGPFMRSNPDEFRRVTEVTYLGYVYATQAVLRRMLPRNSGTIVQVGSSIAYRGIPLQTAYSGAKHAIQGFTEALREELLHDHSSVHITMVQLPGLNTPQFTWCKTTVREKKWQPVPPIFQPEIAAKAIVWSSHHKRREVYVGGSTLKAIWANNCIPGFVDKYLGKTGYNSQFYDGPQEDRPDNLWDPVKGDFGAHGPFDDRSLNRSYQLWVTMHRTLLGVAALGVGIAGAVFAGITKKHARDC
- a CDS encoding DUF2383 domain-containing protein, giving the protein MKDKEIAEKIGSLIKLDTDAVHAYRTAIKRIENSKIHDRLDNCRNDHQRHIDDLSAHMQNRGWKPPRPLRTGTAHNRNNQQSTKSSIIPGIIPRMKPTIIAMTSPVE
- a CDS encoding CBS domain-containing protein, with protein sequence MKGEASMKAEEIMTHTAESVGALETVRRAAQLMESMNVSALPVIDKGTPVGMVTDRDIIVRSVAQDKNPSTTTVGEIMTPEVIFCMVDADISEVAHIMQYKKIRRLLVKNQDDQIVGIISLGDLAMSTEANLTGEVMRDVTGVAHPER
- the sppA gene encoding signal peptide peptidase SppA, coding for MKVFFTRLFIALGAITFILIVVGILSMFFFRMRARVSDRTILEIDLSNGVIEHIPDQPIARLTIGKIPRVLTVTSALHKAADDDRIKGAMVKLGPAGIGLGHVQEIRDAVATFRKGGKPAWVFSPTFGELSRGNAAYYLAAAFDKIYTQPSASVGLTGLMAKSAFLEETLTKLGIKPRLDHREKYKTALYVLTEDEYIEPHEEAQRAILNSLYDQMITDISESRKIPKEKLSSIISEGPYLAKEALDLNLVDKLTYESDVFNELRDATSGRKKALSAARYLKRAGSPYNKGKTIALIHGVGSITLGKSRYAPLSGNFVMGAETITRAFRAAVNDRSVKAILFRVESPGGSYVASDAIWRETVRAREAGKPVVVSMANVAGSGGYFVAMSAHSIVAHRGTITGSIGVVGGKMLTTEFWNKFGVAWDQLYTSENATIWSTTNDYTPEQWKWVQNWLDMAYRDFMTKAGKGRNMMLEEVREVAKGRIWTGEQAKARGLIDATGSFADALQIAKEAAGIDADKPVKLKAFPRPRTFLERLAAGEPFTAFESNAGDAAAIETLRKLQPIIARLRKMGLIEDPGELSMSEFDIPE